A window of Nonomuraea angiospora genomic DNA:
CCTCGGCCTCCTCGTACACGCCGAGGTGCCCGTGGGCCTCGACGAAGCCCGGCAGCACCCAGCCGCCCGCGGCGTCCACGACGGGGGTCCCCTCCGGCACGGCCACGTCCCGGCCGACGGCGGCGATCTTCCCGTCCTGGACGAGTACGGTGCCGCCGTCGATGGGGTCGCCGTCGATCGGCACAACGTATCCGCTGGTAATAGCAAAATTCATGACTCGTAACCTACCGGTGGGCGGGTCGCCGGGCCCGGACGCACCGGGCCCTCAAGGGCCAGGCGCTGTGGGGATAGGCTGATATTTCGGGATATACACGAGGGAGAAGATGCATGTCGCAAACGTACGGGCCAGGCGCGGGCCCGGCCCCCCAGTCCCTCGGCGACGAGGAGCTCTCGCAGCTGCTGGCCGGACAGCGCTTCGGCGCGCTGGCGACGAACAAGAGCAGCGGCCACCCCCACCTGTCCACCGTCCTGTACACCTGGGAACCGGACCAGCGCGTGGTGCGGATCTCCACCATCGACGACCGGCTGAAGGTCCGCCAGCTCCACAAGGACCCCCGCTGCGCCCTCTACGTGGCCAGCGACGACTTCTGGTCCTACGCCGTCGCCGAGGGCCAGGCGGAGCTGTCGCCGGTGAGCACCGAGCCGGGCGACGAGGTGGGCATGGAACTCCTCGCCATGCAGCAGAACATGGACGACCCGTACGCCTTCCTGCGGCAGATGGTCGAGGATCGGCGGCTGGTGATCAGGATCCGCGTCTCGCGTTTGTACGGGACCGCGCTCCCCGTTTCGTGACGACGGCGCGGTGGCGGTTGTAGGCCACCGACGCGATCACGACGAGGACGAGCCCCAGGTCGATGCCCGCCG
This region includes:
- a CDS encoding PPOX class F420-dependent oxidoreductase is translated as MSQTYGPGAGPAPQSLGDEELSQLLAGQRFGALATNKSSGHPHLSTVLYTWEPDQRVVRISTIDDRLKVRQLHKDPRCALYVASDDFWSYAVAEGQAELSPVSTEPGDEVGMELLAMQQNMDDPYAFLRQMVEDRRLVIRIRVSRLYGTALPVS